In uncultured Draconibacterium sp., one genomic interval encodes:
- a CDS encoding trypsin-like peptidase domain-containing protein encodes MLKTFTLTILLLSCLTSVAQSFADLVAEVNQSVVTIQVLQKRNTGLGNPNGYTDDHGMGSGVLVGEKKIYILTAAHVVADASKIQVVFADGTSSEATIRRIDQTADVALLQLTEVAAHIPPAKIGDSDAMRIGDDIFIIGNPLGLEHSVSRGIISGKHVEKNEINNNRSQEFFQTDASINKGNSGGPMFNMQGEVVGIVSSILSFSGGFEGLGFAATSSITKEILLQTGRIWFGTNVIPMSAEFCNIFNIPQEGALMVQAVVENSPAYFMGLKGGYVKMTIGKMEILAGGDVILQFDDIPLDSIENITRFYDYLNSMKSGQNYTVKILRNGEIKHLSWRMQ; translated from the coding sequence ATGCTAAAAACTTTCACGCTTACCATTTTACTCTTAAGTTGCTTAACATCAGTGGCACAATCCTTTGCCGATCTTGTTGCAGAAGTTAACCAAAGTGTTGTAACTATCCAGGTATTACAAAAACGAAATACAGGATTAGGTAACCCAAACGGTTATACTGATGACCACGGAATGGGTTCGGGAGTGTTGGTAGGCGAAAAGAAAATTTATATACTGACTGCGGCGCACGTTGTTGCCGATGCCTCGAAAATTCAGGTGGTTTTTGCCGACGGTACCAGCTCCGAAGCCACCATTCGTCGTATCGATCAAACGGCCGACGTTGCGCTTCTTCAGCTTACCGAAGTGGCCGCTCATATTCCTCCGGCAAAAATCGGCGATTCGGATGCTATGCGCATTGGCGACGATATATTTATCATTGGCAATCCACTCGGTCTGGAGCATTCTGTTTCAAGAGGAATAATAAGTGGTAAACACGTTGAAAAAAACGAAATCAATAACAATCGGTCGCAAGAGTTTTTTCAAACCGATGCATCGATTAACAAAGGTAACAGCGGTGGCCCGATGTTTAATATGCAAGGCGAAGTGGTTGGAATTGTAAGTTCCATTTTGTCGTTTTCGGGAGGTTTCGAAGGATTGGGCTTTGCTGCAACCTCATCGATTACCAAAGAAATTTTGTTACAAACCGGACGCATTTGGTTTGGCACCAATGTTATTCCAATGTCAGCTGAGTTTTGCAACATTTTTAATATCCCTCAGGAAGGTGCGCTAATGGTTCAGGCGGTTGTCGAAAATTCGCCGGCCTATTTTATGGGTTTAAAAGGCGGTTATGTAAAAATGACGATCGGGAAAATGGAAATTCTTGCCGGCGGCGATGTCATTTTGCAGTTTGATGATATTCCGTTGGACTCTATCGAAAATATAACACGCTTTTACGACTACCTGAATAGCATGAAATCGGGACAGAATTACACGGTAAAGATTCTCAGGAACGGTGAAATAAAGCACCTGAGCTGGAGGATGCAATAG
- a CDS encoding sulfite exporter TauE/SafE family protein, whose protein sequence is MIFNSSFENIYLILPLIGFVIGLFGTILGGGGGFFFLPVLTLIIGVPAHTAVATSLAATLPIGLVGSWGHYRKGNIDTNTGALFSIAGIVGALLGARVTNLISEPQLKILFGVYSILIAINMLVASVRKYKEVQDEESKAKLKAVRIGKGSFFGLTAGLIAGTFGTSGTAPIIAGLFSMRLPVKLVVGTSLLVVFVNTVFAAGAHFLMGSIDLTLIAFLTSGSVIGAFLGPRLFSKAKIGKSEKKVKYVYAAVVAAIGILMIVNR, encoded by the coding sequence ATGATTTTTAATTCTTCATTTGAAAATATCTACCTGATTTTACCCTTAATTGGCTTTGTAATAGGACTTTTTGGTACCATTCTTGGAGGAGGCGGAGGCTTTTTCTTTTTGCCGGTGCTTACTCTAATTATAGGTGTGCCGGCGCACACAGCCGTTGCAACTTCGCTGGCAGCAACCTTACCGATTGGTTTGGTGGGCTCGTGGGGGCACTACCGAAAAGGAAATATCGATACCAATACCGGAGCCTTATTTAGTATTGCCGGAATTGTTGGAGCTTTACTGGGAGCCCGTGTAACAAATTTAATTTCGGAGCCGCAATTAAAGATTCTGTTTGGTGTGTATTCCATTCTGATAGCGATAAATATGCTGGTTGCCAGTGTGCGAAAATACAAGGAAGTTCAAGACGAAGAAAGTAAAGCTAAGCTGAAAGCAGTTCGTATTGGAAAAGGCTCATTTTTTGGCTTAACCGCGGGTTTGATTGCCGGAACATTTGGAACCAGCGGAACAGCACCGATTATTGCCGGATTGTTTTCGATGCGACTACCAGTAAAATTAGTGGTTGGTACATCGTTACTGGTGGTTTTTGTTAACACCGTTTTTGCGGCTGGTGCACACTTTTTAATGGGTAGTATTGACCTTACTCTTATTGCTTTTCTTACATCCGGTTCGGTAATTGGTGCGTTTTTGGGGCCGCGGCTGTTCTCGAAAGCAAAAATTGGAAAATCGGAGAAAAAAGTGAAGTACGTGTATGCAGCAGTAGTTGCGGCAATCGGTATTTTAATGATAGTAAACAGATAA
- a CDS encoding phosphatidate cytidylyltransferase yields MILTIYIFILSYFLLGAVGFFFINRKKEKAVAQKSWTKFISYFIIIHILFFSITIKPVFFQVLVGIILLAGAFELIRLFIKADYKPSGFVIISLLIYTVLGAGLWMFGAMDNKLVLFAFLILSIFDAFSQISGQLWGKTKIAPEISPNKTIGGTVGGALFAFASGFFLHGLYDNKWYMIAGLTLGIIVFAFLGDIAASLYKRKFGVKDYSNLIPGHGGFLDRFDSLITGGAWVTFFFLLIGS; encoded by the coding sequence ATGATTTTAACTATATACATATTCATTTTGTCGTATTTTCTGCTTGGTGCAGTTGGATTCTTTTTCATTAACCGGAAAAAGGAAAAAGCAGTGGCCCAAAAAAGCTGGACAAAATTCATCAGCTATTTTATTATTATCCACATTCTGTTTTTTAGCATCACAATAAAACCTGTATTTTTCCAGGTTTTGGTTGGTATAATATTGTTGGCAGGTGCTTTCGAGCTTATCAGGCTTTTTATAAAAGCAGATTACAAACCATCGGGCTTTGTAATCATTTCCCTGCTTATCTATACCGTTTTGGGGGCAGGATTGTGGATGTTTGGGGCTATGGATAACAAACTGGTGCTTTTTGCCTTTCTGATCCTATCGATATTTGATGCGTTTAGCCAGATCTCGGGACAGCTTTGGGGAAAAACAAAAATTGCACCTGAAATCAGTCCCAATAAAACCATTGGAGGAACTGTTGGTGGTGCTTTGTTTGCTTTCGCAAGCGGCTTTTTTCTTCACGGATTATATGACAATAAATGGTATATGATTGCCGGGCTTACACTCGGAATAATTGTGTTTGCCTTTTTAGGTGACATTGCTGCTTCGTTGTACAAAAGGAAATTTGGAGTAAAAGATTACAGCAACTTAATACCGGGGCACGGCGGTTTTCTCGACCGCTTTGACAGTTTAATTACCGGAGGCGCCTGGGTTACATTTTTTTTTCTGCTGATTGGTTCTTAA
- a CDS encoding phosphatidate cytidylyltransferase, producing MGNTITLSVVYFIAIILLLAFNELNYRRLKVKGEFTRKFAHFTATIAVVPFPYIFSSHWYVFVLALIFFAALFITQYSKQLNSIHDIDRKSIGSYLLPASIYLTFLLSDLLDSKFIFILPMLILGISDPMAAIVGMSFKTNNHKIKIFGIDTGKSIFGSGAFLLTSFIISLLALYFNRGVFDLKTFYVGLAVAIVSTLAELLSWRGSDNLTIPLGAAFTILLLM from the coding sequence ATGGGAAACACTATTACGCTGTCAGTAGTATATTTTATTGCAATAATATTATTACTGGCTTTTAACGAACTTAACTACCGACGACTAAAAGTAAAAGGCGAGTTTACACGAAAGTTCGCGCACTTTACTGCCACCATCGCCGTGGTACCCTTTCCATACATCTTTTCAAGTCATTGGTACGTGTTTGTACTGGCTTTAATATTTTTTGCAGCCTTGTTTATAACACAATACAGTAAACAGCTGAATTCGATTCACGATATCGACCGGAAATCGATTGGTAGTTACCTGTTACCGGCATCCATTTATCTTACATTTTTACTATCGGATTTGCTCGACAGTAAATTTATTTTCATCCTACCCATGCTGATTTTGGGAATCAGCGACCCGATGGCAGCGATTGTGGGAATGAGCTTTAAAACAAACAATCATAAAATAAAAATATTTGGCATCGATACCGGAAAATCAATTTTCGGATCGGGTGCCTTTTTGCTTACCAGCTTTATTATCAGCCTGCTGGCTTTGTATTTTAATCGAGGCGTTTTCGATTTGAAAACCTTTTACGTTGGGCTGGCAGTAGCTATAGTTAGCACATTGGCAGAATTACTCAGTTGGCGTGGATCCGACAATTTAACCATCCCTCTTGGAGCTGCATTTACAATTTTACTTTTAATGTAA
- a CDS encoding SDR family oxidoreductase, which translates to MKKIVINGANGYVASNFINELLSENYKVVALARSNKKYTAEERVKAALKEMKGGEDVDFTNLEVHDYSLFEINFALQESELKTIFGGKVDYFHFAASLKFDIKSKEEIFGTNLQGVTNSVNTFQKYSSKDSRFYFVSTAYSCGRIDEPFKEKFYENAEIDAFRNYYEQSKRYAENVIKDYIDNKGLNACILRLSQVVGNNKTGVTKTDYGIFDFSKRVQNLAKKYPDSVIRLKVDPDSTQNLIPIDTAVTYLMSAVKAEQVPVILNLIAKSSVKNSDILGSISSLMPISLVPDMTLEKEQMNSLERIMAIGMSFTGAYIDTNIAFDTTNLDSIVEEEVSEVTAESIHRMLSYFLYDGSDQQENEIKAAV; encoded by the coding sequence ATGAAGAAAATTGTTATAAACGGAGCAAACGGTTATGTCGCTTCAAATTTTATAAACGAATTATTGTCAGAGAACTACAAGGTAGTTGCGCTCGCACGCAGTAATAAAAAATATACTGCCGAAGAGCGGGTGAAAGCTGCCTTGAAAGAAATGAAAGGTGGGGAGGATGTTGATTTTACAAATCTGGAAGTTCACGATTATTCGTTATTTGAAATCAATTTTGCACTGCAGGAAAGTGAGTTGAAGACCATTTTCGGGGGAAAAGTCGATTACTTTCATTTTGCGGCAAGTTTAAAATTTGATATAAAATCGAAAGAAGAGATATTTGGAACAAATTTACAGGGAGTAACCAATTCGGTTAATACTTTTCAGAAATATTCATCAAAAGATTCTCGCTTTTATTTTGTGAGCACAGCCTACTCGTGCGGTCGTATTGATGAGCCGTTTAAAGAAAAATTCTACGAAAATGCAGAGATTGATGCTTTCCGGAATTACTACGAGCAATCGAAACGATATGCCGAAAATGTAATAAAAGATTACATCGATAATAAAGGATTAAACGCTTGTATTTTGCGACTGTCGCAGGTGGTTGGAAATAACAAAACTGGTGTAACAAAAACCGATTATGGTATTTTCGATTTTTCGAAGCGGGTACAAAACCTGGCAAAAAAATACCCTGATAGTGTAATTCGCTTAAAAGTTGATCCGGATTCTACTCAAAATCTTATTCCTATCGATACCGCAGTAACTTACCTGATGAGTGCTGTAAAAGCCGAGCAGGTGCCGGTTATTCTAAATTTAATCGCCAAAAGCTCGGTGAAAAATTCAGATATATTGGGAAGCATCAGCAGTTTAATGCCGATTAGCCTCGTGCCTGACATGACTTTGGAGAAGGAACAAATGAATTCGCTCGAGCGGATTATGGCAATCGGCATGTCGTTTACAGGCGCCTACATCGATACCAATATTGCTTTCGATACAACCAATCTCGACTCGATTGTTGAGGAGGAAGTGAGTGAGGTAACTGCCGAATCGATACATCGTATGCTTAGCTATTTCCTGTATGATGGATCAGACCAGCAGGAAAACGAAATAAAAGCAGCGGTATAA
- a CDS encoding CDP-alcohol phosphatidyltransferase family protein has product MKKIFVRGENIVNLPNAISLYRLLAFPVIFYAALVGKEPLFVWLLCISLVSDVADGNLARYLKLQTHFGAALDNLADICTYAMAILGLFVFKWADIEPHSWFLFLFLGLFVVSYIVSFARFGKIPGLHLYSAVSAGYVQSIFFFVLFVFGFYTWFFYLAVGWGIVAYTEKIFVLFKLDDIKIGVKGLYWLIKAQKEAK; this is encoded by the coding sequence ATGAAGAAAATTTTTGTACGTGGCGAGAATATCGTAAATCTGCCAAATGCGATTAGTTTATACCGTTTATTAGCATTTCCTGTAATTTTTTATGCCGCTCTTGTAGGTAAAGAGCCACTGTTTGTATGGTTGCTTTGTATTAGCCTGGTAAGCGATGTTGCCGACGGAAACCTGGCACGTTACCTAAAACTTCAAACACATTTTGGTGCCGCGCTTGATAACCTGGCCGATATTTGTACTTATGCAATGGCCATTTTAGGTCTGTTTGTGTTTAAGTGGGCCGATATTGAACCACACAGCTGGTTTTTATTTCTCTTCCTGGGATTATTTGTAGTTAGTTACATTGTGTCGTTTGCGCGTTTCGGAAAAATTCCGGGATTACATCTGTATTCAGCCGTTTCGGCCGGATATGTACAAAGTATATTCTTTTTTGTATTGTTTGTATTCGGGTTCTATACCTGGTTTTTCTACCTCGCAGTAGGGTGGGGAATTGTAGCCTACACCGAAAAGATATTTGTCCTCTTTAAACTCGATGATATAAAGATCGGGGTGAAGGGGCTTTATTGGTTAATAAAAGCTCAAAAAGAAGCAAAATAA
- a CDS encoding BamA/TamA family outer membrane protein yields the protein MKLTSFILLFLLLLSFDNSNAQGKLKDAWNERNARKEAVIQAGEPWLSPMFAPAYTADAGLLISGGMLYSFRANKNDSISQRSSLPATIFYSTKGNFGIQAHLKSFWMEDKFRFDVSLIIRDKDNNYYGKGFDQIESTHQSDTTTLYHETNSFADFDFIYKIKPSVFIGVSLRPAYVVTKSFAQPVENDPYRSQFADTYFLNGIGGQFAYDTRDIVVNAWRGVYLNFAAMFYDNIWGSKYDYQEYILDTRYYKTLTRPGNVLAFRFFTRSTYGEVPITELSDFSGGKNLRGYLMGHYRDNTTAFMLGEWRYTFQKANGRLSKSGMVMWLGAGSIAPDVIGLSKWVPNGGFGYRLELQPRMNVCVDFGVGRDSKGVYFNFVEAF from the coding sequence TTGAAATTAACATCATTTATACTTCTATTTCTGCTGCTGCTTAGTTTTGATAATTCAAATGCTCAGGGCAAATTAAAGGATGCCTGGAATGAGAGAAATGCCAGAAAAGAGGCTGTTATACAAGCCGGCGAACCATGGTTGTCGCCAATGTTTGCACCGGCCTATACTGCAGATGCGGGTTTGTTGATTTCCGGAGGAATGTTATACTCGTTCAGGGCAAATAAAAACGACAGCATTTCGCAACGTTCATCACTTCCTGCCACCATTTTTTACAGTACCAAAGGCAATTTTGGTATTCAGGCACATTTAAAATCTTTTTGGATGGAAGATAAGTTTCGATTTGATGTAAGCCTGATAATCCGCGATAAAGACAACAATTACTACGGAAAAGGATTTGATCAGATTGAATCCACACACCAATCGGATACTACAACTTTATACCATGAAACGAATTCATTTGCTGATTTCGATTTCATTTACAAAATAAAACCTTCGGTATTTATCGGAGTTAGTTTGAGGCCTGCATACGTTGTTACAAAAAGCTTTGCACAACCTGTTGAAAACGATCCGTACCGATCGCAATTTGCCGACACTTATTTTCTGAATGGCATTGGCGGACAATTTGCTTACGATACCCGAGATATTGTTGTTAACGCCTGGCGCGGTGTTTATTTGAATTTTGCGGCTATGTTTTACGATAACATTTGGGGAAGTAAGTACGATTATCAGGAGTATATATTGGATACCCGCTATTATAAAACATTAACGCGCCCGGGCAATGTGTTGGCATTTCGGTTTTTTACCCGAAGTACTTATGGCGAAGTGCCAATCACTGAGCTATCCGATTTTTCCGGTGGGAAAAACCTGCGTGGATATTTAATGGGCCATTACCGCGATAATACCACTGCTTTTATGCTGGGCGAGTGGCGCTACACATTTCAAAAAGCAAACGGTCGCTTAAGCAAAAGCGGAATGGTAATGTGGCTCGGTGCCGGAAGTATCGCACCCGATGTAATAGGATTATCAAAATGGGTACCGAACGGCGGATTCGGTTACCGGCTTGAGTTGCAACCACGAATGAATGTGTGTGTAGATTTTGGTGTGGGGCGCGATTCAAAAGGCGTATATTTTAATTTTGTTGAGGCATTTTAG
- a CDS encoding Mut7-C RNAse domain-containing protein, which yields MKESAINHEALQRMSIFRFYEELNDFLPVHQRKKPFEYTYTGTPSVKNCIEAIGVPHTEVDLILVDGVSVDFEALLKGGEQVSVYPVFESLDISPVVRLRPRPLRETQFVVDVNLGKLAQKLRLLGFDTLFRNDLEDDEIVQISVNEKRIILTRDKGVLKHTAATHGYWVRNSDPQKQLSEVVKRLQLQNSFRPFSRCSTCNGVLVAVDTEEAKGKVPEDTFSMCKEFWKCNGCGQIYWEGTHYRKILKWIESLKA from the coding sequence GTGAAAGAGTCTGCCATAAATCATGAGGCACTTCAACGTATGTCCATTTTTCGGTTTTACGAGGAATTGAATGATTTTCTGCCTGTTCATCAGCGTAAAAAACCGTTTGAATATACTTATACAGGTACGCCATCGGTGAAAAACTGTATCGAAGCAATTGGTGTGCCGCATACCGAAGTGGATTTAATTTTGGTGGATGGGGTTTCTGTAGATTTTGAGGCCTTGCTAAAAGGAGGGGAGCAGGTTTCGGTTTACCCGGTTTTTGAGTCGCTGGATATTTCACCTGTCGTTCGCCTTCGCCCGAGACCCTTGCGGGAAACACAATTTGTAGTAGATGTTAACCTGGGGAAACTGGCACAGAAGTTACGTTTACTTGGATTTGATACCCTTTTTCGGAATGACCTGGAAGACGATGAGATTGTGCAAATCTCGGTAAATGAAAAGCGTATTATTTTAACCCGCGATAAAGGCGTTTTGAAACATACTGCAGCAACACATGGTTACTGGGTACGCAACAGCGATCCGCAAAAACAACTCAGTGAAGTGGTGAAGCGGCTACAACTTCAAAATAGTTTTCGGCCATTTTCCCGATGTTCAACTTGTAATGGTGTTTTAGTAGCAGTCGATACAGAGGAAGCAAAAGGTAAAGTCCCTGAAGATACTTTTTCCATGTGTAAGGAATTTTGGAAATGTAACGGATGTGGCCAAATCTACTGGGAAGGAACACACTACCGCAAGATTTTGAAATGGATTGAAAGTCTGAAAGCTTAA
- a CDS encoding arylsulfatase encodes MKFKSLFLVGIMSVFLITSCTTSPENQSDEKKNAIPYPMPEWQGVQGKTLAESKPDFVGQPKAPKDAPNVLIVMLDDAGYSNASSFGGVMKTPTFDRIGDEGIRYSHFSVAAVCSPTRGSLLTGYNIHQIGTGIISEFATGYPGYNSQIDYSTPSIAKILTDNGYATAAFGKWHNTPMEEASPAGPFESWPTGIWGFEYFWGFLGGETNQFHPLLYENTTAIETPKTNADGSTFHLSQGMADQAINWLDKWKGLRDAPFFMYYTPGALHAPIQVPKEWRDKYKGQFDDGWHAYRQQLLERQKKLGMVPEDAEMVDWPEEIPEWDSYSEEGKKYLSRQMEVNAAFMEHVDYHVGRVVDHLEEIGELDNTLVIYLTADNGCTAEGTPTGTFSELLFQNGFPPLTMDQQLEKLEEFGGLEAWGGPHMANHYSVAWAYASSTPYQWTKQMASHFGGTMSATAIRYPKAIEARGEWRDQFQNVTDLVPTILEVTGVPAPDYVNGQKRVEYPGKSLTYAWNDADAKTNHPTQYFEMLGFMGLYHEGWTLAGKPYRIPWSADPSALANFDPLNTEWELYNIEEDPIQQVNVADQYPEKVKELEKIFWEEAEKYNVAPVGGSLGRSLQPESNPQRVAKKHWELTPNVYRVPELAGPEIKSTNYEINAYITADETTQGVIYAVGEHIGGQALFIMDGKLRYSYSTLGLYWHDFDGDVKIPYGDIKITLKHTMKEQRLNGPSTVEFFINDEKVGEMDIIATVYAAYTGHETFDIGRDEGLPVNEEYEHLGKFEFTPGQLHKVVFDIKNPDEQEVSASEYGIIE; translated from the coding sequence ATGAAATTCAAATCACTATTTTTAGTTGGAATTATGAGTGTATTTCTCATAACATCCTGTACAACATCGCCTGAAAATCAATCAGACGAGAAAAAAAACGCTATACCCTATCCCATGCCTGAGTGGCAAGGTGTTCAGGGTAAAACCCTTGCCGAATCAAAACCCGATTTTGTCGGGCAGCCCAAAGCACCCAAAGATGCTCCAAATGTTTTGATTGTAATGCTTGATGATGCCGGGTATTCGAATGCATCATCGTTTGGTGGTGTTATGAAAACACCCACATTCGACCGTATAGGAGATGAAGGCATTCGATATTCACATTTTTCGGTGGCAGCAGTATGTTCGCCAACTCGCGGCTCATTGCTGACCGGTTATAATATTCATCAAATCGGTACAGGAATTATTTCCGAGTTTGCCACCGGCTATCCGGGATACAATTCACAGATTGATTACAGCACACCATCCATTGCAAAGATTTTAACTGACAACGGATATGCTACGGCAGCTTTTGGTAAATGGCACAATACCCCAATGGAAGAGGCTTCGCCTGCCGGCCCATTCGAAAGTTGGCCCACAGGCATCTGGGGATTTGAATATTTCTGGGGCTTCCTGGGCGGCGAGACCAACCAGTTCCATCCATTGCTATATGAAAATACAACCGCAATCGAAACTCCAAAAACCAATGCCGATGGATCAACATTTCATCTATCCCAGGGGATGGCCGATCAGGCTATAAATTGGCTTGATAAATGGAAAGGATTGCGCGATGCTCCATTTTTTATGTACTACACACCGGGAGCCCTTCATGCACCCATTCAGGTGCCTAAAGAGTGGCGCGATAAATATAAAGGTCAGTTCGATGACGGATGGCATGCTTACAGACAACAGTTGCTGGAGCGTCAGAAAAAGCTGGGGATGGTTCCGGAAGATGCTGAGATGGTAGATTGGCCTGAAGAGATTCCGGAATGGGATTCGTACAGCGAGGAAGGAAAAAAATATTTATCACGGCAAATGGAAGTGAATGCTGCCTTTATGGAACATGTGGATTATCATGTTGGACGGGTAGTAGATCACCTGGAAGAAATTGGCGAACTGGACAACACCCTGGTGATTTACCTCACCGCCGACAATGGTTGTACGGCAGAAGGAACTCCAACCGGAACCTTCTCGGAGTTGTTATTCCAAAACGGATTCCCGCCCCTCACCATGGACCAGCAGCTGGAAAAACTTGAAGAGTTTGGTGGTCTGGAGGCCTGGGGTGGTCCTCATATGGCCAACCATTATTCGGTGGCCTGGGCTTACGCATCATCAACGCCATACCAGTGGACTAAGCAGATGGCTTCCCATTTCGGCGGAACCATGTCGGCTACGGCTATACGCTACCCGAAAGCAATTGAAGCAAGAGGAGAATGGCGCGATCAGTTTCAGAATGTAACCGATCTCGTTCCAACAATACTTGAAGTTACCGGAGTACCCGCACCCGATTATGTGAACGGTCAGAAAAGAGTAGAATATCCGGGGAAATCACTCACCTATGCCTGGAACGATGCGGATGCCAAGACCAATCATCCCACACAATATTTTGAAATGCTGGGTTTCATGGGCTTGTATCATGAAGGTTGGACACTTGCAGGAAAACCATATCGCATCCCCTGGTCAGCAGATCCATCTGCCTTGGCAAATTTTGATCCCCTGAATACTGAATGGGAGTTGTATAATATTGAAGAGGATCCGATACAGCAAGTGAATGTAGCCGATCAGTATCCTGAAAAAGTGAAAGAACTGGAAAAGATATTCTGGGAAGAAGCTGAAAAATACAATGTGGCTCCCGTGGGTGGTTCTCTGGGCAGGTCTCTGCAGCCGGAATCCAATCCGCAACGGGTAGCAAAAAAACACTGGGAACTCACACCCAATGTGTACCGTGTTCCTGAATTGGCCGGACCCGAGATCAAATCCACCAATTACGAAATCAATGCCTATATCACTGCCGATGAAACTACCCAGGGGGTTATTTATGCCGTGGGTGAACACATCGGAGGACAGGCACTGTTTATTATGGATGGAAAACTGCGTTACAGCTATTCCACGCTCGGATTGTACTGGCACGATTTCGACGGCGATGTAAAAATCCCATACGGTGATATTAAAATCACCCTGAAACATACCATGAAAGAGCAAAGACTAAACGGTCCTTCTACCGTCGAATTTTTCATCAATGATGAAAAGGTGGGTGAAATGGATATTATCGCAACGGTTTATGCTGCATATACCGGTCATGAAACTTTCGACATTGGCCGTGATGAAGGCCTGCCGGTAAACGAAGAGTATGAGCACCTGGGAAAATTTGAATTTACCCCGGGGCAATTACACAAAGTAGTGTTCGACATCAAAAATCCGGATGAGCAGGAAGTGAGTGCTTCCGAATACGGCATTATTGAATAG
- the eno gene encoding phosphopyruvate hydratase, with amino-acid sequence MLISDVKAREIIDSRGNPTVEVDVTLESGAFGRAAVPSGASTGENEALELRDGDKSRYLGKGCLKAVANVNDVIAKEIIGMDATDQVAIDSKLLELDGTKTKSNLGANAMLGVSLAVAKAAAEYSELPLYKYIGGTNAKTLPVPMMNIINGGSHSDATIAFQEFMIRPIGAPTFREGLRMGAEVFHALKKVLAAKNLSTAVGDEGGFAPALGGTEEAIESILTAIKDAGYKAGRAEDGGDVSIAMDCASSEFYKNGVYDYSIFEPNGVKRTSDEQAAYLAELIEKYPIDSIEDGMDEGDWDGWVKLNAAIGDKCQLVGDDLFVTNVEYLKKGIELGAANSILIKVNQIGTLTETLDAIEMAHRAGYTSVTSHRSGETEDSTIADIAVATNSGQIKTGSMSRSDRMAKYNQLLRIEEELGASAIYGYKKIYKK; translated from the coding sequence ATGTTAATTAGCGACGTAAAAGCAAGAGAGATTATCGATTCTCGTGGTAACCCAACTGTTGAAGTTGATGTAACACTCGAAAGTGGTGCATTCGGCCGCGCGGCTGTTCCGTCAGGAGCGTCAACCGGCGAAAACGAAGCACTTGAATTACGTGATGGCGACAAAAGCCGTTACTTAGGAAAAGGCTGTTTAAAAGCAGTTGCAAACGTTAACGACGTTATTGCAAAAGAAATTATTGGTATGGATGCTACTGACCAGGTAGCTATCGATAGCAAATTATTGGAACTCGATGGCACAAAAACAAAATCTAACTTAGGTGCAAACGCTATGTTAGGTGTTTCGTTGGCAGTAGCAAAAGCGGCTGCCGAGTACTCTGAGCTTCCATTATACAAATACATCGGTGGAACTAACGCAAAAACATTGCCTGTTCCGATGATGAACATTATTAACGGTGGTTCTCACTCTGATGCAACTATCGCTTTCCAGGAATTTATGATCCGCCCGATTGGTGCGCCTACTTTCCGCGAAGGTTTGCGTATGGGTGCTGAGGTTTTCCACGCATTGAAAAAAGTACTGGCGGCTAAAAACCTTTCAACTGCCGTTGGCGACGAAGGTGGTTTTGCTCCGGCACTTGGTGGAACTGAAGAAGCTATCGAATCAATACTTACTGCTATTAAAGACGCCGGTTATAAAGCCGGTCGTGCCGAAGACGGTGGTGATGTATCTATCGCGATGGACTGTGCTTCATCAGAGTTTTACAAAAATGGTGTATACGATTACAGTATTTTCGAGCCAAACGGTGTAAAACGTACTTCTGACGAACAAGCTGCTTACCTGGCTGAATTGATTGAAAAATATCCGATCGACTCAATTGAAGACGGCATGGACGAAGGCGACTGGGACGGATGGGTAAAACTGAATGCTGCCATTGGCGACAAATGCCAGTTGGTTGGCGACGACCTTTTCGTAACCAACGTTGAGTACCTGAAAAAAGGTATCGAATTGGGAGCTGCGAACTCAATCCTTATCAAAGTAAACCAAATTGGTACGTTGACTGAAACGTTAGATGCCATTGAAATGGCACACCGTGCCGGCTATACTTCAGTAACTTCTCACCGCTCAGGTGAAACTGAAGATTCAACAATTGCCGACATTGCAGTTGCTACCAACTCTGGTCAGATTAAAACAGGTTCTATGAGCCGCTCCGACCGTATGGCAAAATACAACCAGCTGCTTCGTATTGAAGAAGAATTGGGTGCAAGTGCTATCTACGGATACAAAAAAATCTACAAGAAGTAA